Proteins from a single region of Seriola aureovittata isolate HTS-2021-v1 ecotype China chromosome 9, ASM2101889v1, whole genome shotgun sequence:
- the atp13a2 gene encoding cation-transporting ATPase 13A2 isoform X4, whose protein sequence is MDAFGQQHVVEVLTEEMEDGSVELLGELEVTEWRDTVQLYKEEKTLLRYYLFEGLRYVWLDRKGAFFRVSVLNEDWTCKDLYGFQKGLSHMEQSLRRRIYGPNLIDVPVKPYIKLLFEEVLNPFYVFQFFSITLWMIDNYYLYALCILFISIFSISISLYETRKQSITLHNMARLVTNVMIRRNSGAEECVSSVDLVPGDCVIIPQEGLLLPCDAALLAGECLVNESMLTGESVPVLKTPLPAGEGKYSSETERRHTLFCGTQLIQAKGGGPGGGGAVAVVTSTGFFTAKGNLVSSILYPQPINFRFYQDAIKFLLVLGFVACLGTIYSFVILYRSNATWEELVIRSLDIVTIAVPPALPAAITTGTIYAQRRLKKQGVFCISPPRINICGKVSLFCFDKTGTLTEEGLDVWGVMEGSPAGFSELVPEPRLLPPGPMLSGLACCHTVTLLQGQPLGDPLELRMVESTGWTQQEPEGDGKVLDAAFGGHKVLAVMRPPTQRLEAQGTSTSEAVAIVQRFPFSSALQRMSVVTVAQGGHSALAFIKGSPEIVASLCRAETVPSQFPSKLRSFSSEGLRVLALAYKPIDRNTDFRTIERQEVEKDMHFLGLLMMKNLVKPESPKVINILRMAHLRSVMVTGDNILTAVNVAKSCGMVGSDEKVIFVNATPHTAQTMPTLRFSLEEGGTTASGQSSVEVITWGLYQGGFGYHLAINGKSFAALCDYFPEYLPKVLMRATVFARMTPDQKTQLVKELQKLNYRVGMCGDGANDCGALRAADVGVSLSEAEASVASPFTSKTEDISCVPLLIKEGRCSLVTSFSLFRYMALYSLIQFCSVLILYTVKTGVADMQFLFSDIALVTLLAVVMGKGGPSDHLHPSRPPASLLALPVLGSLFIHTCMIFLGQLAALLITTSQDWYIPLNSTVFGTANLPNMEDTSVFSLSGFQYIIMAVVVTKGYPHKKPLYYNVIFLCLLVILFSLMTWLVLYPGPAVCRILQLYDISDMSYKMLLVAVAALNFLVCFVVELLIDLGILNCLRLLRGRRLSKKQYKRLHVLLSDSPSWPPLNQTLSPSDHRVICLS, encoded by the exons ATG GACGCCTTTGGCCAGCAGCATGTGGTGGAGGTCCtcacagaggagatggaggatggCAG tgtGGAGTTGTTGGGAGAGCTGGAGGTCACTGAGTGGAGAGATACAGTTCAGCTGTAcaaggaggag AAAACTCTGCTGCGCTACTACCTGTTTGAAGGGCTGCGCTACGTCTGGCTGGACAGGAAGGGAGCTTTCTTTCGTGTTAG TGTCCTCAATGAGGACTGGACCTGCAAGGACCTGTATGGTTTCCAAAAGGGCCTGAGTCACATGGAGCAGAGCTTGAG GAGACGAATTTATGGGCCCAACCTTATCGACGTGCCTGTGAAGCCTTATATTAAACTGCTGTTTGAGGAG GTCCTCAACCCATTCTATGTGTTCCAGTTCTTCAGTATCACCCTGTGGATGAttgataattattatttgtaCGCCCTGTGCATTTTGTTTATCTCCATTTTCTCTATCAGCATCTCTCTGTATGAGACACGCAAG CAAAGCATCACTCTTCACAACATGGCCCGGTTGGTCACAAATGTTATGATACGCAGAAACTCAGGAG CCGAGGAGTGTGTGAGCTCAGTGGATCTGGTCCCCGGCGACTGTGTGATCATCCCCCAGGAAGGTCTGCTGCTGCCCTGTGATGCTGCCCTGCTGGCTGGGGAGTGTCTGGTGAACGAGAGCATGCTCACAG GTGAAAGTGTCCCTGTGCTGAAAACCCCACTGCCGGCCGGTGAGGGCAAGTACAGCTCAGAGACTGAGCGTAGACACACCCTCTTCTGTGGTACCCAGCTCATTCAGGCCAAAGGTGGAGGTCCGGGAGGTGGGGGTGCTGTCGCCGTGGTCACAAGCACTG GGTTTTTCACAGCCAAAGGAAACCTGGTCAGCTCCATTTTGTATCCTCAGCCAATCAACTTCCGCTTCTACCAAGACGCTATCAAGTTCCTGCTCGTCCTGGGTTTTGTTG CTTGTCTTGGCACCATTTACAGCTTCGTGATCCTCTACAGATCCAAT GCGACATGGGAGGAGTTAGTGATCAGGAGTCTGGATATTGTGACCATTGCAGTGCCTCCTGCCCTTCCTGCTGCCATCACCACGGGCACCATCTACGCCCAGCGCAGGCTCAAGAAACAGGGCGTCTTCTGCATCAGTCCCCCACGCATCAACATCTGCGGCAAGGTGTCACTCTTCTGCTTCGACAAG ACAGGAACTCTGACGGAGGAGGGTCTGGACGTGTGGGGAGTGATGGAGGGGTCACCTGCTGGGTTCTCAGAGTTGGTCCCAGAGCCCAGACTTTTGCCCCCAGGGCCCATGCTCTCAGGCCTGGCttgctgtcacactgtgacGCTGCTGCAAGGTCAGCCCCTCGGAGACCCTCTGGAGCTCAGGATGGTTGAGTCCACTGGTTGG ACCCAACAGGAGCCGGAGGGGGACGGGAAGGTGCTGGATGCAGCGTTTGGAGGCCACAAAGTTTTGGCCGTTATGAGACCTCCAACTCAACGGCTAGAAGCTCAAGGAACT tCCACAAGCGAGGCGGTGGCCATTGTTCAGAGGTTTCCCTTCTCCTCGGCCCTGCAGAGGATGAGTGTGGTCACAGTGGCCCAGGGGGGTCACTCAGCTCTGGCTTTTATCAAAGGATCCCCTGAGATTGTGGCTAGCCTCTGCCGAGCAGAAACGG tGCCGTCACAGTTCCCCAGCAAACTGCGCAGCTTCTCGAGTGAAGGCCTCAGGGTTCTTGCACTTGCCTATAAACCCATAGACAGGAACACTGACTTTAGGACCATAGAACG acaggaagtggagaaagACATGCACTTCCTGGGTTTGCTGATGATGAAGAACTTGGTGAAGCCAGAGAGTCCCAAGGTTATTAACATCCTGAGAATGGCACACCTTCGCAGCGTCATGGTCACTG GTGACAACATTTTAACAGCAGTGAATGTAGCAAAAAGCTGTGGGATGGTGGGATCTGATGAGAAGGTGATATTCGTCAATGCCACCCCCCACACTGCCCAGACTATGCCCACCCTGAGGTTCAGCCTGGAAGAAGGAGGGACGACAGCTTCTGGCCAAAGCTCCGTAGAGGTCATCACCTGG gGCCTGTACCAGGGTGGTTTTGGTTATCACTTGGCGATTAATGGAAAGTCCTTCGCTGCCCTTTGTGACTACTTCCCCGAGTATCTGCCAAAG GTTTTGATGCGAGCCACAGTCTTTGCACGGATGACTCCCGATCAGAAAACCCAGCTGGTGAAGGAGCTGCAGAAACTGAA CTACCGGGTGGGCATGTGCGGGGATGGGGCCAATGACTGTGGGGCTCTGAGAGCTGCTGATGTCGGGGTCTCCCTGTCTGAAGCCGAGGCTTCGGTCGCTTCACCTTTCACGTCCAAAACTGAAGACATCAGCTGTGTGCCGCTGCTTATCAA AGAGGGCCGATGTTCTCTGGTCACCTCCTTCAGTCTCTTCAGATACATGGCTCTGTACAGCCTCATCCAGTTCTGCTCTGTCCTCATCCTCTACACA GTGAAGACGGGCGTGGCAGACATGCAGTTCCTGTTCAGTGACATTGCTCTAGTGACGCTGCTGGCTGTGGTGATGGGAAAAGGAGGCCCCAGTGACCACCTGCATCCCAGTCGACCCCCAGCCAGTCTGCTGGCCCTGCCTGTCCTCGGCAGCCTCTTCATCCACACCTGCATGATCTTCCTGGGCCAGCTGGCTGCGCTCTTAATCACCACCTCACAGGACTG GTATATTCCACTCAATTCAACAGTGTTTGGAACGGCCAATCTGCCCAACATGGAGGACACCAGTGTGTTTTCCTTGTCAGGTTTCCAGTACATTATCATGGCTGTGGTGGTCACAAAGGGCTACCCTCACAAGAAACCTCTCTATTACAATG TGATTTTCCTCTGTCTACTGGtcatcctcttctctctgaTGACTTGGCTGGTGTTGTATCCCGGGCCTGCCGTTTGCAGGATACTTCAACTTTACGACATCTCTGATATGAGTTACAAAATGCTGCTCGTCGCTGTGGCCGCTCTCAACTTCCtcgtttgttttgttgtggag CTGCTGATAGACCTGGGCATCCTGAACTGTCTTCGGTTGCTGCGTGGGAGACGTCTGTCCAAGAAACAGTACAAACGTCTCCACGTCCTTCTGTCTGACTCTCCGTCATGGCCGCCACTCAATCAGACCCTGTCCCCCTCAGATCACAGAGTCATCTGCTTATCCTAG